A portion of the Anoplopoma fimbria isolate UVic2021 breed Golden Eagle Sablefish chromosome 15, Afim_UVic_2022, whole genome shotgun sequence genome contains these proteins:
- the akap12a gene encoding A-kinase anchor protein 12: protein MGDAQSAVLKDAAAAEESGEVEDAQAEHNTEDKPLKNNGQISEIDPKADSSKAEFNGHCEDEITAEAVLSPDEDVSQTDSPIEVEANEDVPLEMTELDAKQNDINESFRRFFSNIGLKLTVKRVSGEIPTDVPNDTNKEEPDKPEDLEDTTKETTSENAEQNTDMNIAQETYDNDSTTCPTLTDVTSEDVLDNAEEKATETKVEVESDNADAAMTSPVGEDAHQDATTEEEPCSTSPSIPEEVSPIKRFFTTGIFSGLRKKKKPAEDEITDKEIEDIGEKQVVEKTEQTVQDQQQDKEDISLGVEAAAVETEHEENELKGETLSAAQTMDASTDPSTIIVTEPEVLSSQEKDKIQASPLKRLLSGSSLKKLSKKQRGRKSSDAKLSDSGEHVSDQRLSSTESVENQKEEGRAQPPTETAEEEDSAWVSFKRLLTPKKRIKKSSLSNEETQIPGSVEEPKPSERGQISDHSTEEGKKRKDSSVSWESVLCRSGRRRSRKTSDSEEETPQIDNDINKQDGGSKHATESAQENEDDEILAYSPKQAGSPSEGDGASTWKSLKRLVTPKRKAKDDDESKENVQSDSEITQDESSFSIKKLLPGRKTRKSAEKQDQVSSDEADKEAVSGDEDSDTPAVVPLSEFDTVETEVQIQTQAEVESHIPKEADFELQQDLLDQMAEPVLPCDNLQTEEKKVQGNDDALENQATTTPATNEKPDDLTESIGKPQLSDIPEEATPASVTEEAARDDTIAEDLIEITSEAITAQEPSDNTLADETEMISAVSQLTSESSKTSGNTTPVPAEYVVEETDVLLYQVVETISMNQEAVPRLHPKFLLRSLTRLKPLKMKYKRLTLHIQKLA from the exons ATGGGAGACGCTCAGTCTGCGGTACTGAAGGATGCAGCGGCGGCGGAGGAGAGCGGAGAGGTGGAGGATGCTCAGGCTGAGCACAACACCGAAGACAAG ccCCTCAAAAACAATGGGCAGATCTCTGAGATCGATCCAAAAGCAGACAGCTCTAAAGCAGAATTCAATGGTCATTGTGAGGATGAGATCACTGCAGAGG ctGTCCTTTCACCAGACGAAGATGTTTCACAAACAGATTCACCTATTGAAGTTGAAGCTAATGAAGATGTACCCCTAGAAATGACTGAACTGGATGCAAAGCAGAATGACATCAATGAAAGTTTTAGGAGATTTTTCAGTAACATTGGTTTGAAATTGACAGTAAAGAGGGTCTCAGGTGAAATCCCAACAGATGTGCCCAATGATACTAACAAAGAAGAACCAGACAAACCAGAAGACCTTGAGGATACCACAAAGGAGACAACAAGTGAGAATGCTGAACAGAATACCGATATGAACATAGCACAGGAGACGTATGATAATGATTCAACAACATGCCCAACCCTGACAGACGTTACCTCGGAGGACGTTCTTGACAATGCAGAGGAGaaagcaacagaaacaaaagtagAGGTTGAATCTGATAATGCAGATGCAGCGATGACTTCACCTGTAGGAGAAGATGCACACCAGGATGCCACAACTGAAGAAGAACCATGTTCTACATCTCCTTCTATTCCTGAAGAAGTATCTCCAATTAAAAGATTTTTTACGACTGGAATCTTTTCTGGACTACGGAAGAAAAAGAAGCCTGCAGAGGATGAGATAACTGACAAAGAAATAGAAGATATAGGCGAAAAGCAGGTCGTAGAGAAGACAGAACAAACTGTACAAGACCAACAACAGGATAAAGAGGACATTAGTCTCGGTGTTGAGGCAGCTGCAGTTGAGACGGAACATGAGGAAAATGAACTAAAAGGGGAGACCCTGTCTGCAGCTCAGACGATGGATGCATCCACGGATCCATCAACCATTATTGTCACTGAGCCTGAAGTTCTGAGTTCTCAAGAGAAGGACAAAATTCAAGCAAGTCCTCTGAAAAGGCTGCTGTCGGGGTCTAGTTTAAAGAAGCTATCCAAAAAGCAAAGAGGCAGGAAATCAAGTGATGCAAAGTTGTCAGACTCTGGAGAACACGTTTCAGATCAGCGCCTATCATCTACTGAGTCAGTTGAGAATCAGAAAGAAGAAGGTCGTGCACAACCCCctacagagacagcagaggaggaggatagtGCATGGGTTTCCTTCAAAAGACTATTGACTCCGAAAAAGCGCATTAAGAAATCCTCCTTAAGTAATGAAGAGACACAAATCCCAGGTTCAGTGGAAGAACCAAAACCAAGCGAAAGAGGGCAAATATCAGATCACAGCACAGAAGAGGGCAAAAAACGAAAAGACTCATCTGTTTCATGGGAATCTGTTTTGTGTAGAtcaggaaggagaagaagccGAAAAACGTCAGACTCTGAGGAAGAAACTCCACAAATTGATAATGATATAAACAAGCAAGACGGTGGATCTAAACATGCTACAGAATCTGCCCAAGAAAATGAGGATGATGAAATTTTAGCCTATTCCCCCAAACAAGCAGGAAGTCCTTCGGAGGGGGATGGAGCGTCAACATGGAAATCACTGAAAAGACTTGTCACCCCTAAAAGAAAAGCCAAGGATGACgatgaaagcaaagaaaatgtacaatcTGATAGTGAAATTACTCAAGATGAGTCCTCCTTTTCAATAAAGAAACTCCTACCAGGACGAAAAACGAGGAAGTCTGCCGAAAAGCAAGACCAAGTATCTTCAGATGAGGCTGATAAGGAAGCAGTTTCGGGCGATGAAGACTCTGACACACCAGCTGTGGTTCCGTTGTCTGAGTTTGATACAGTTGAGACAGAGGTTCAGATACAAACACAGGCAGAAGTAGAAAGTCATATACCAAAGGAAGCAGACTTTGAACTCCAGCAAGACCTCCTTGATCAGATGGCCGAACCAGTCCTACCTTGTGACAATCTGCAAACTGAAGAAAAGAAAGTCCAAGGCAATGATGATGCTTTAGAGAATCAGGCAACTACAACCCCTGCTACGAATGAAAAACCTGATGATCTTACAGAATCAATCGGTAAACCACAACTCAGTGACATTCCAGAGGAGGCCACTCCAGCTTCAGTCACCGAGGAGGCAGCTAGAGATGACACCATAGCAGAGGACCTGATAGAGATCACATCTGAGGCCATTACAGCTCAAGAACCTTCAGACAATACGCTGGCAGATGAAACTGAGATGATCTCTGCAGTTTCCCAGTTAACTTCAGAGTCTTCAAAGACGTCCGGCAACACAACACCGGTTCCAGCAGAATATGTTGTTGAGGAAACAGATGTGCTTCTGTATCAGGTTGTCGAGACCATCTCCATGAACCAAGAGGCAGTTCCA AGACTACATCCGAAGTTCCTACTGAGGAGTTTGACACGGCTGAAACCGCTGAAGATGAAGTACAAGAGGTTGACGTTACACATCCAGAAGTTAGCTTAA
- the rmnd1 gene encoding required for meiotic nuclear division protein 1 homolog, giving the protein MILRTLWSRLGAQRPVQTKPVCIWASAGLSQSVQPHKHGSKPSTRSDWSAPRTYHLNHLHQQLKHTRHVLPALAGFQSKSTTLITDHGMLNECGGGQKRFYSPDLVKSVLKPSLKPSLKPAAVPGKRVPKGPRTKQPSRANQPSLNVEKDMMQCIAFATADQYHLPTLCHDLINHGFQEIDLPRDASNVLVISTDMAAKPDDDALMFFFREGSVVFWNVEEKMMKRVMRILEHHEIQPYEVALVHWENEEINYTVGEGNTKLESGDFILSDQMDQHEAVLEKFAFSNALCLSVKLAIWEVSLDSFVESIQTIPETLKSGKRVKLSSAEVMKKIGELFSLRHCINLRSDLLITPDFYWDRENLEKLYDKTCQFLSINRRVNVVNEKLEHCSQLTDLMRSHLSEKHSLRLEWMIIILIAIEVMFELKKMIF; this is encoded by the exons ATGATTCTCCGGACGTTGTGGTCCAGATTGGGAGCCCAGCGACCAGTACAGACGAAACCAGTCTGCATCTGGGCCTCTGCCGGTCTGTCCCAGTCCGTCCAACCACACAAGCATGGATCCAAACCCAGTACTCGCTCAGACTGGTCTGCACCAAGGACCTATCATTTAAACCATCTTCACCAACAGCTGAAGCATACAAGACATGTTCTGCCTGCTTTAGCtggatttcaaagtaaaagcaccaCTTTGATAACCGACCATGGGATGCTGAATGAATGTGGAGGTGGACAGAAGCGTTTTTATTCTCCTGACCTTGTGAAGTCGGTGTTAAAACCAAGTTTAAAACCAAGTTTGAAACCAGCAGCGGTGCCTGGGAAAAGGGTTCCCAAAGGACCAAGAACTAAACAACCTTCCAGAGCCAATCAGCCTTCTTTGAACGTGGAAAAG GATATGATGCAATGTATTGCCTTTGCAACAGCAGACCAGTATCATTTGCCAACACTCTGTCACGACTTGATAAACCACGGCTTCCAAGAGATAGATTTACCAAGAG ATGCCTCAAACGTGCTGGTGATAAGCACAGACATGGCTGCAAAACCAGACGACGATGCTCTAATGTTCTTCTTCAG GGAAGGCTCAGTCGTTTTCTGGAATGTTGAAGAGAAaatg aTGAAAAGGGTGATGAGAATACTGGAACATCATGAGATCCAGCCCTATGAAGTAGCATTAGTCCACTGGGAAAATGAGGAGATTAACTACACTGTTGGAGA GGGAAACACAAAGCTTGAGAGTGGTGACTTTATCCTGAGTGACCAGATGGATCAACATGAAGCTGTTCTGGAGAAATTTGCATTTTCAAATGCATTATGTTTGTCAG TGAAGCTGGCGATATGGGAGGTGTCTTTAGACAGCTTTGTAGAGTCAATTCAAACAATTCCAGAG ACGCTGAAATCTGGCAAAAGAGTGAAACTGTCCTCTGCAGAGGTTATGAAGAAGATAGGTGAACTTTTCAGCCTAAG ACACTGTATAAACCTGAGGTCGGACCTGCTCATCACACCTGATTTCTACTGGGACCGAGAAAACCTGGAAAAACTCTACGATAAGACGTGCCAGTTCCTCAGCATCAACCGCAGAGTCAAT GTTGTGAACGAGAAGCTGGAACATTGTTCACAGTTAACAGATTTGATGAGGAGCCACCTGAGTGAGAAGCACAGCTTGAGGTTGGAGTGGATGATAATCATCCTCATTGCTATCGAG gttatgtttgaacttaaaaaaatgatcttctAA